One genomic region from Pseudomonadota bacterium encodes:
- a CDS encoding DUF1330 domain-containing protein, whose protein sequence is MAAYLIANVKINDDAWVPDYAANVHDIVHKHGGKYLSRSGSVTPLEGDAPDVSLIALLQFPTVDAAKAFANDPAYAPYIASRQAGTASQFYIIDDTDAAGTIPYLPKG, encoded by the coding sequence ATGGCCGCTTACCTGATTGCTAACGTAAAGATTAACGATGATGCCTGGGTGCCAGACTACGCGGCCAACGTTCACGACATCGTTCACAAGCACGGCGGGAAATACCTGTCCCGCAGTGGCAGCGTTACGCCTCTCGAGGGCGATGCGCCGGACGTCAGCTTGATCGCCCTGCTGCAGTTCCCGACTGTGGATGCCGCCAAGGCCTTCGCCAATGATCCCGCCTACGCGCCGTACATCGCGTCGCGGCAGGCCGGCACCGCCAGCCAGTTCTACATCATCGACGACACGGACGCTGCGGGCACGATCCCGTATCTCCCCAAAGGCTAG
- a CDS encoding acyltransferase, with translation MFQQIKGVIAAVALAVNTVFWFIPIMLGAIVRLLLPFATVRRLTSRLLMASGENWITVNNWLLDTTQGTRFHITGADALGRDDWYLVVSNHQSWIDIVVLQRVFNRRIPFLKFFIKQQLIWVPFLGLAWWAMDMPFMKRYSRKFLEKHPHLRGKDLEATRKSCERFAEVPTTVINFVEGTRFTPEKHTNSKSTYQHLLPPRAGGVAFALSVMGEQFHMMLDVTIVYPGGRKRFWDMFTGKLDDVVVDVRKVPVEPWMHEGDYAADLAFRARFQAWLSALWAEKDERFEALEKDWN, from the coding sequence ATGTTCCAGCAGATCAAAGGCGTCATCGCGGCCGTCGCCTTGGCGGTGAACACCGTCTTCTGGTTCATCCCCATCATGCTGGGCGCGATCGTGCGCCTGTTGCTGCCCTTCGCCACCGTGCGCCGGCTCACGTCGCGCCTGCTCATGGCCAGCGGCGAAAACTGGATCACCGTCAACAACTGGCTGCTCGACACCACGCAGGGCACGCGCTTCCACATCACCGGCGCCGACGCACTTGGACGCGATGACTGGTACCTCGTAGTCTCGAATCACCAGAGCTGGATCGACATCGTCGTGTTGCAACGGGTGTTCAACCGGCGCATCCCCTTCCTGAAGTTCTTCATCAAGCAGCAACTGATCTGGGTACCGTTCCTGGGGCTCGCCTGGTGGGCGATGGACATGCCCTTCATGAAGCGTTACTCGCGGAAGTTTCTCGAGAAGCATCCGCACCTGCGCGGCAAGGACCTCGAGGCCACGCGCAAGTCGTGCGAGCGCTTCGCCGAGGTGCCGACCACGGTGATCAACTTCGTCGAAGGCACCCGCTTCACGCCCGAGAAGCACACGAATTCCAAGTCGACCTACCAACACCTCTTACCGCCGCGCGCAGGCGGCGTGGCGTTCGCACTGTCGGTCATGGGCGAGCAGTTTCACATGATGCTGGACGTTACGATCGTCTACCCCGGCGGTCGCAAGCGCTTCTGGGACATGTTCACCGGCAAGCTCGACGACGTCGTCGTCGATGTGCGCAAGGTGCCCGTCGAGCCCTGGATGCACGAGGGCGACTACGCTGCGGACCTCGCGTTTCGCGCCCGCTTTCAGGCGTGGTTGTCCGCCTTATGGGCCGAAAAGGACGAGCGGTTCGAAGCCCTCGAGAAGGACTGGAACTAG
- a CDS encoding MFS transporter has protein sequence MTQLLRRPLLIILAGCLISTVGFGARSTFGLFLEPMTATRGWGRETFAMALALQNLCWGLALPFASALADRYGPSRVLTVGAVVYGAGVWGMATTTSIVGFNLLAGVLTGTGIALTSFSIALAAMVQVVPVHRQTLVLGLGTAAGSAGQVLFSPLSQSLISAHGWSSALIILASLVLVVVPAAWLLPRADTAQASASRDALTQTLGQAVQEALRHRGYLLLTVGFFVCGFHVAFITVHFPAYVKDLGLPAQVGAYAIALIGLFNIAGSFLSGLAGQRWPMRHGLAVIYALRAVAIAGLLLLPKTSLSMLVFASAMGLLWLSTVPLTSGIVARVFGPRYMATLFGIVFLSHQLGSFSGVWLGGYLYDNTGSYDVVWWAGVALSILATLIHLPIDERPLRREPVATAAAAS, from the coding sequence GTGACCCAACTCCTTCGCCGCCCCCTGCTGATCATCCTCGCCGGTTGCCTGATTTCCACCGTAGGCTTCGGTGCGCGGTCTACCTTCGGCCTCTTCCTCGAGCCGATGACGGCCACGCGAGGCTGGGGGCGCGAGACCTTCGCCATGGCCCTGGCCCTGCAGAACCTGTGTTGGGGCTTGGCGCTGCCCTTCGCCAGCGCCCTGGCGGATCGCTACGGGCCCTCGCGGGTGCTCACCGTGGGGGCCGTGGTGTACGGCGCCGGCGTGTGGGGCATGGCGACGACCACGTCCATCGTTGGCTTCAACCTGCTGGCCGGGGTGCTCACGGGCACGGGTATCGCGCTCACGTCTTTCTCCATCGCCCTGGCGGCCATGGTCCAGGTGGTGCCAGTGCACCGACAGACCCTGGTACTCGGCCTGGGCACCGCCGCTGGCTCCGCGGGGCAGGTGCTCTTCTCGCCCTTGAGTCAGTCCCTGATCAGCGCCCACGGCTGGTCCTCGGCACTGATCATCCTCGCCAGCCTCGTGCTCGTGGTGGTGCCCGCCGCCTGGCTCTTGCCGCGCGCCGACACGGCGCAGGCGAGCGCGTCTCGCGATGCCCTGACGCAAACCCTCGGCCAGGCGGTGCAGGAAGCGTTGAGGCATCGTGGCTACCTGCTGCTGACCGTGGGCTTTTTCGTCTGCGGCTTCCACGTGGCCTTCATCACCGTCCACTTCCCCGCCTACGTGAAGGACTTAGGGCTACCCGCGCAGGTCGGCGCATACGCGATTGCGCTGATCGGCCTGTTCAACATCGCCGGGTCCTTCCTCTCAGGGTTGGCCGGACAGCGCTGGCCCATGCGCCACGGCCTCGCGGTGATCTACGCCCTGCGGGCAGTGGCCATCGCGGGGCTTCTGCTCCTACCGAAGACCAGCCTTAGCATGCTCGTGTTCGCCTCGGCCATGGGGTTGCTCTGGCTGTCCACCGTGCCGCTCACCTCGGGCATCGTGGCGCGCGTGTTCGGGCCTCGGTACATGGCGACGCTGTTCGGTATCGTCTTCCTCAGCCATCAGCTCGGCAGCTTCTCGGGCGTGTGGTTGGGGGGATACCTCTACGACAACACCGGGTCCTACGATGTCGTGTGGTGGGCGGGGGTCGCCCTGTCGATCCTGGCGACGCTCATTCACCTCCCGATCGACGAACGGCCGCTGCGCCGTGAACCCGTGGCGACTGCGGCTGCCGCCTCCTAG
- a CDS encoding SRPBCC domain-containing protein, producing MTTERPLPAVEKTITVPVSAARAFELFTSHVGRWWPLETHSVSAQMAQAPAASCAFDAHEGGEFFEIDGNGERHVWGVVECWRPGERLTFSWYPGLTPASATRVDIRFEAVSAGETRILLRHDGWEQRGDQASQVRDQYHSGWDPVLERAYQHTLMASGARQA from the coding sequence ATGACCACTGAGCGACCGTTGCCCGCCGTTGAAAAGACGATCACGGTCCCTGTCTCCGCGGCGCGGGCCTTCGAGTTGTTCACCTCGCACGTCGGGCGCTGGTGGCCCCTGGAGACGCACAGCGTCAGCGCTCAGATGGCGCAGGCGCCGGCCGCCAGCTGCGCCTTCGACGCCCATGAGGGCGGTGAGTTCTTCGAGATCGATGGCAACGGCGAGCGCCATGTATGGGGCGTGGTCGAGTGCTGGCGTCCCGGTGAACGCCTTACCTTCTCTTGGTATCCCGGCCTAACGCCAGCAAGTGCAACGCGTGTCGACATTCGCTTCGAGGCCGTCTCTGCCGGTGAAACCCGGATCTTGCTCAGGCATGACGGTTGGGAGCAGCGAGGCGATCAGGCCTCGCAGGTGCGCGATCAGTACCACAGTGGTTGGGACCCTGTTCTGGAGCGCGCCTATCAGCACACCCTGATGGCATCCGGCGCACGCCAGGCCTAG
- a CDS encoding metalloregulator ArsR/SmtB family transcription factor: MAYGDAQVQLAFDALADPTRRRVLEAVSSGRSTPGEISAGLPVSRPAVSQHLKQLLAAGLVEVQAQGTRRHYRLVDSGPVALRRYLDELWGDALQRFASYVESQAPGGGRDDH, encoded by the coding sequence ATGGCTTACGGTGATGCTCAAGTCCAACTCGCCTTCGACGCCCTGGCGGACCCCACCCGACGACGCGTGCTCGAAGCGGTGAGCAGCGGTCGAAGCACCCCAGGGGAGATCTCCGCGGGGCTTCCGGTGTCGCGCCCTGCCGTCTCCCAACACCTGAAGCAGTTGCTCGCGGCAGGCCTCGTGGAGGTGCAGGCCCAAGGCACGCGTCGCCACTACCGCTTGGTGGACTCGGGCCCCGTCGCCCTGCGTCGCTACCTCGATGAACTCTGGGGCGACGCCCTACAGCGCTTCGCGAGCTACGTGGAGAGCCAAGCACCAGGAGGAGGGCGTGATGACCACTGA
- a CDS encoding amidase family protein, translating to MRPSVDLASSAESLAKAIRNGELTSEALVAASLERIASLDKRGPQYRSILSLNASALDEARALDAEAARGEFRGRLHGLPVLVKDTVETRELPTTAGSPALAANNTQRDAAVIAQLRSAGAIVLGKTNLSEWSNFRASDAPAGWSGLGGQTLNAVDRSVSPCGSSSGSAVTVALSFAPLAVGVETNGSITSPAACNGVVGLKPTIGLVSQAGIIPVSRSQDSAGPIARTVRDAALMLHAMVRPDATGQAVDYLAEIERGVEGIRVGVFRWAEGSDPEVSAAFNRALHALEARGAVLVDVTSFRPNPVTWESGEVLLDIEFKADLNTYLANAPDSVPIRSIDDLIAFNAEHATEDSFDQAILLQAVSAPSIESAEYRRIAPAIKAATGPQGIDALLKTHQVDLLVMPAAPPPSPLRGEEEDASDGGPIGASWLAAMAGYPALSVPMHTDADRLPLGMLMTATAGDDALLLRVGRALEVAMAQVAAEQPLTP from the coding sequence GTGCGCCCGAGCGTCGACCTTGCGTCCTCGGCGGAATCGCTGGCTAAGGCAATTAGAAACGGCGAGCTCACGAGCGAAGCGCTGGTAGCCGCATCACTCGAGCGAATCGCATCACTCGACAAGCGCGGGCCGCAGTATCGAAGCATCCTGTCGCTCAACGCGTCGGCCCTCGACGAGGCGCGCGCCCTGGACGCCGAAGCGGCCCGTGGCGAGTTCCGAGGTCGACTCCATGGCCTGCCCGTCCTGGTGAAGGACACGGTCGAGACCCGAGAGCTTCCCACCACCGCCGGCTCTCCGGCGCTCGCCGCGAACAACACGCAGCGCGACGCCGCCGTCATCGCCCAACTCAGATCGGCAGGGGCGATCGTCCTCGGCAAGACCAACCTCTCCGAGTGGTCGAACTTCCGCGCCTCCGACGCGCCGGCGGGATGGAGCGGTCTCGGCGGCCAGACGCTCAACGCCGTGGACAGATCCGTCTCCCCGTGTGGCTCCTCATCGGGATCGGCGGTGACCGTCGCCCTGTCCTTCGCGCCCCTCGCAGTGGGCGTGGAAACCAATGGCTCCATCACCAGCCCCGCTGCGTGCAACGGTGTCGTTGGACTAAAACCCACGATTGGCCTGGTGTCTCAAGCCGGCATCATCCCGGTGTCTCGATCCCAGGACTCGGCGGGGCCGATCGCACGCACGGTGCGCGACGCCGCGCTCATGCTGCACGCGATGGTGAGGCCTGACGCGACGGGCCAGGCTGTGGACTACCTGGCTGAGATCGAACGGGGCGTAGAGGGCATCAGAGTCGGTGTCTTCCGCTGGGCCGAAGGGAGTGACCCGGAAGTATCGGCGGCCTTCAACAGGGCCTTGCACGCACTTGAGGCTCGCGGTGCCGTCCTCGTCGACGTCACCTCCTTCAGGCCAAATCCCGTCACATGGGAAAGCGGAGAGGTACTGCTGGACATCGAGTTCAAAGCCGACCTCAACACCTACCTGGCCAACGCACCTGATAGCGTCCCGATTCGTTCGATCGACGATCTGATCGCGTTCAACGCCGAGCACGCCACCGAGGATAGCTTTGACCAGGCCATACTCCTTCAAGCAGTGTCTGCGCCGAGCATCGAGAGCGCGGAGTACCGACGCATCGCCCCCGCCATCAAGGCCGCCACCGGCCCGCAGGGCATCGATGCGCTGCTGAAGACTCATCAGGTGGACTTGTTGGTGATGCCGGCGGCCCCTCCGCCGTCACCACTGCGCGGTGAGGAGGAGGACGCATCAGACGGCGGGCCCATCGGGGCGAGTTGGCTCGCAGCGATGGCCGGCTATCCCGCCCTATCGGTGCCGATGCACACGGACGCTGATCGCCTTCCGCTAGGCATGCTGATGACGGCGACGGCCGGCGACGATGCCCTACTGCTTCGCGTAGGGCGTGCCCTGGAAGTGGCGATGGCTCAGGTAGCGGCCGAGCAGCCGCTCACGCCCTAG